The following proteins are co-located in the Malus sylvestris chromosome 13, drMalSylv7.2, whole genome shotgun sequence genome:
- the LOC126595461 gene encoding secreted RxLR effector protein 161-like, translating into MDGGKLLIVSLYVDDLIFIGNDESMFKTFKRSMMIEFDMTDLGMMSYFLGIEVVQRLEGMYVGQQKYAQEVLERFNMDQCNPVHNHVVPGFKLMKDEDGVMVDNTMYKQIVGSLMYMERPTKLHLQAAKRVLRYLKGTIDFGLFYKKRGNEDLIGYTDNDYAGDQDDRKSTSGYVFMLSSKAVSWSSKKQPVVTLTTIEAEFIAAASSACQVV; encoded by the exons ATGGATGGAGGTAAGCTATTAATTGTATCtctctatgttgatgatcttaTTTTTATTGGAAATGATGAGTCAATGTTCAAAACGTTCAAGCGTTCTATGATGATTGAATTTGATATGACTGATCTTGGAATGATGAGTTATTTTCTTGGGATAGAAGTGGTGCAAAGGTTAGAAGGTATGTATGTTGGCCAACAAAAATATGCTCAGGAAGTATTAGAAAGGTTCAATATGGATCAGTGCAATCCAGTGCATAATCATGTTGTTCCTGGTTTTAAGCTGATGAAGGATGAGGATGGGGTCATGGTTGACAACACTATGTACAAACAGATCGTGGGGAGTCTTAT GTATATGGAACGTCCCACTAAACTCCATCTACAAGCAGCAAAGAGGGTGTTAAGGTATTTGAAGGGCACAATTGATTTTGGGTTGTTCTACAAGAAGAGAGGAAATGAAGATCTCATTGGTTACACAGATAATGATTACGCTGGTGATCAAGATGATAGGAAGAGTACTTCAGGGTATGTTTTTATGCTGAGTTCAAAAGCAGTCTCATGGTCTTCGAAGAAACAACCTGTGGTCACATTAACCACCATTGAAGCTGAATTCATTGCTGCAGCTTCAAGTGCATGTCAAGTAGTATAG